Proteins found in one Chiloscyllium plagiosum isolate BGI_BamShark_2017 unplaced genomic scaffold, ASM401019v2 scaf_8297, whole genome shotgun sequence genomic segment:
- the LOC122547612 gene encoding forkhead box protein A2-like gives MYPVASSMNPSLGTMNSINTYMGMNSMGSIGNLSPASLNMSYTNLSPPLSVLPGTVSPITNGLSSMPSSMSPGVGPTGGQTAPANSLSPYQPMGQTLGPLAVSPGLSRVKDSKPYRRNFSHAKPPYSYISLITMAIQQASNKMLTLNEIYQWIMDLFPYYRDNQQRWQNSIRHSLSFNDCFVKVPRSPDKPGKGSYWALHPDSGNMFENGCYLRRQKRFKCPKEKLSPREATASSTTAATSSSAAIDGAVKNSSPSSEDAESSQCDTPPGTEERRTLTELGCQRAVGISSSASGVSPSPLPQNMAAAAHHHHQQQQQHHHHHHHHHHLLPLLPDLQTDLKMDPHYSFNHPFSITNLMSSEQPHKMDAKLFEPPTHYNNSSGSNNNKYNNNSYNNNNNNNNTLLAKSGFEAPGVANDPGSYYQLMYNRSVLNTS, from the coding sequence ATGTACCCCGTGGCAAGCAGTATGAATCCCAGTCTGGGCACCATGAACTCAATCAACACTTACATGGGCATGAATTCCATGGGCTCCATCGGGAACCTTTCTCCTGCCTCACTCAACATGTCCTACACCAACCTCAGCCCGCCTCTCTCAGTGCTGCCGGGCACGGTCAGCCCCATCACCAATGGACTCTCGTCAATGCCAAGCTCCATGAGTCCCGGTGTGGGTCCGACTGGGGGTCAGACAGCGCCCGCCAACTCGCTGTCCCCGTACCAGCCCATGGGCCAGACCTTGGGTCCCTTGGCGGTCTCGCCGGGTCTGAGCAGGGTCAAGGACTCCAAGCCTTACCGCCGCAACTTCAGCCACGCCAAGCCTCCCTACTCCTACATCTCCCTGATCACCATGGCGATCCAGCAGGCCTCCAACAAGATGCTGACCCTGAACGAGATCTACCAGTGGATCATGGACCTCTTCCCTTACTACAGGGACAACCAGCAGCGGTGGCAGAACTCCATCCGGCACTCGCTCTCATTCAACGACTGCTTCGTCAAGGTGCCGCGCTCACCGGACAAACCGGGCAAGGGCTCCTACTGGGCCCTGCACCCAGACTCGGGCAACATGTTCGAGAACGGCTGCTACCTGCGCCGCCAGAAGCGCTTCAAGTGCCCGAAGGAGAAGCTCTCGCCCCGGGAGGCGACGGCCTCCTCTACAACCGCCGCCACTTCCTCCTCCGCCGCCATTGACGGCGCCGTGAAGAATTCTAGCCCCAGCTCCGAGGACGCCGAGTCCAGTCAGTGCGACACCCCACCGGGCACCGAGGAGAGGAGAACCCTCACCGAGCTGGGCTGCCAGAGGGCGGTGGGCATCTCCTCTTCAGCGTCAGGGGTGTCGCCGTCGCCTCTGCCTCAGAATATGGCGGCTGctgcccaccaccaccatcaacaacaacagcaacatcaccatcaccaccaccatcatcaccacctcCTCCCGCTGCTGCCCGACCTCCAGACTGACCTGAAGATGGACCCTCACTACAGCTTCAACCACCCGTTCTCGATTACGAACCTGATGTCCTCCGAGCAGCCGCACAAAATGGACGCCAAGCTCTTCGAACCGCCCACTCACTACAACAACAGCAGCGGCAGCAACAACAACAAATACAACAACAACtcctacaacaacaacaacaacaacaacaacacgcTGCTCGCCAAAAGCGGCTTCGAGGCACCCGGTGTCGCCAACGATCCCGGCTCCTATTATCAGCTCATGTACAACAGGTCGGTCCTCAACACTTCATAA